TGCAGACCTGGCCTTGGAACCAAGAAGCGGCCCCGCGAGCTGCCTTGTCGATGTGAGAGCATTCCTGCCCCGACTACGCAACCATAATCCCCCAATTAAACAAATGGGTCGCAAGCGTCGAACCGGCTAACGCACAAAGAACCCAATAAAAAGCGCGCCGTGCTAGCGCGGAAACACCGGCTCGGCGCTAATCTGGGTTCGAGGCTGAGACCAGATCAAAACAGGAGTTGAGTTTAAGACAGGAACTGCCGGATGCCTTCATTCAGGACGGCCGTATTGATCGGTTTTGTCAGATAGCCGTCGAAGCCAGCTTCCAAGGCTTTTTCACGGTCTCCCTGCATGGCGTAAGCGGTCAGAGCAAGCACTTTGAGACGCGCAAGCCGCGGATCTTGTCGCACTTCGCGAAGGACCGCATATCCGTCCAGCACGGGCATTTGGATGTCCAGCAGAACCAGGTCGGGGAGATCTTCTGCAAGCTTCTCCAAAGCTTGCTTGCCGTCGCAGGCTTCGATGACTTCATGCCCGAGCGTTTCCAGGATTTCGCGGATTAACTCCCGGTTCGGGAGATTGTCTTCTGCCACCAGAATCTTGCTCATGAATGCCCCGCCGACTTGGCCAGGGCAGAGTCGCCAACCACCTTCCGCACTTGCGCTAGGAGATCAGCCTTCCAGGAACCACTCTTCCGAAGCAATGCCCGCGCCTCGCGCTGCAAGAGCTCAACTTCTGCGTGTGTAAGATCCTTGGCCGTGACTACAAAGATCGGAACGCCAGCCACCCTCGGATCCGATTTTATTTTGCGGAGCACTTCGAATCCGTCCATCTCAGGCATTATGAGGTCCAGCAAGATAGCATCAACGTGAACTTCCGAGAGGCGACTCAGGGCATCCCTGCCACTGGAAACGAGGTAAGGGGTGTAGCCGCCCGACGACAAGATGTTGCCCAGCAGGTCAAGTGTTTCCCGATGATCATCGATCACGAGGATGGTTTGAGAAGATCCACCCTGAGGCCGCACATGTCTGCCAACCGCCTCCAGGAGGATAGATTTTTGCACCGGCTTGACCATATATTCAGCGGCTCCCAGTGCTAACCCCATCTGCTTTTGATCGACCACTGAAACCACAATGATGGGAATATCGGCAGTCTCTGGCTCATTCTTCAGTTGGAAGAGGGTCTCAAACCCACTCCCCCCAGGCATGAGTATGTCCAAAGTGATAGCGCTGGGACGCAACTGCCGAGCTTTTTGAACAGCCTCTGCACCCGAGCAGACAGGTTCTGTGGCATAGCCTGCGCTTTCCAAGTAGCGCGTTAAAAGCTCGCGGGCAGGTGGCTCATCATCTACCACCAAAATTAGCGACTTACCCTCGAGACGTACCGGTTCTTTAGGAGAGGCCTTAGAAGCCACGATTCTGGCGGGCACCTCGGGAACTGATCGTCCCGCAGGTAGGGTGAAGCTGAAGCAACTGCCTTTACCTAGTTCGCTGGTCACGCTAATCGTGCCGCCTTGCCGCTCCACTAAGCGCTTGGTGATCGCCAGTCCGAGCCCGGTCCCCTCTCTTACGCCTCGTGTGGTTTCACCTGCTTGGCGGAACTCTTCGAAGATCAACTGCTGGTCTTCCGGTCGAATACCAACACCGGTGTCGCTGACCGAAATGCGGACCAACTCGCCTTCGGCTGAGGATTCAACCCGCACGCTCCCGGCATCGGGAGTGAACTTCAAGGCATTGCTAAGTAGGTTGTAAAGAATTTGCTTGAAGCGGACGCGATCTGCATGCACCGCAAAACTTTGACCAGTGCTTTCAATATTGATCTTCTTGGCCATGGCCAAGGGACGCACTACGGAGAGTACCTCAGGCATAGCCTCTGAAATGTTGAAATTCTCGGCTTTCAGTTCCAGTAAACCAGACTCGATCTTGGATAGGTCCAGGATGTCATTGATTAGCTGCAACAGGTGCTTAGCGCCCTCTCGCACATGGCCTACAAACCGGGCCTGTTTGTCACTGAGACTGCCAGATGTTTGTTCCGCCAATAGCTCAGAAAAGCCAATGATCGCATTGAGCGGAGTGCGGAGCTCGTGGCTCATGCTGGCGAGGAACTGGCTTTTCAATTGGGTGGCCCGCTCCACCTCACGGTTCTGAAACTCCAGGGCCTTGTTGGCGGCTTCAAGCTCTGCGGTTCGAGCTTTCACTCGTTGTTCCAATTCGTCGTGCGCTTTCTGCAGGGCGCCATCGCGCTCCTGAATTTGTCCCAGCATTGCGTTGAAGGCTTGAATCAGGAGGTCTGGCTCGTCACCATTGCCGGTTGAGACGGCCCGCACAGAATAGTTCTGGTCGCGAGAGACAACTCGAGCAACTTCCGCCAGATGCACAATCGGCTCCGCAACCGTTCGTTGGAACACCGAGCCAACCAGGAGCGCGGCAATAAATGACGCCAAAAGCACGATGGTTGCTATTCCGATGTACCGCTTCAGGCGGTGATTCATCTCCTGTAAATCGGACCGGATATACACGACGCCTGCCGGATCTCCCTGGAACACAATCCCCCGGACTACTACCAGGGCGCCATCCTTGAACCAGTGTGTCTCCAGTTGACCGGGCGGGACCGCCGGCAGTTTCGGGACCTCCCCCCGCCCATCGCGCCAGTACATCGCCAGCGGCCTGCCCTCACGGGTAAAAATCCCCGCGGACACGGTGTTAGGCGCAGCTCTCAAAGCCGATAGAGTGTTCTCCGCGGATTGCGGATCATTGAACACTAGTGCAGAGACACTATTCGATCCTGCGATTTGAGCCTGAATAGAAAGACTGTGCACCATCGCCTGCCGAAAAGTGACTAGATCGTAGGTAATGAACGCAGCACAGGCAATCAGCAGGGCTGCTCCACCGACCAGCATGTTCATTCTCGTCAGTCTTTTCGTGATTGAGTAGTCGCGAGCCCTGAACATTGTCGATGCCTCGTGGACTAGGATCCCGTTCTCACGCTGAGAGCCACTTTGAGCAGTTGGGAACTGAGAGAGAGGCCGGTTCGTTCGGCACTGGTCAGGTTGACCTCAAAACGCACCTTGTTTCCCGTCGTAACGAACTGGATCATGCCGCCACGGCGTACGAATTGCGGCATATCGCTGACGGTTAAAATGCTGGCCTCATTCAGGGTTGTGAGGATTTCCTTAAGCCGCTTCTCCTCGGACGAACTAATGAACAGGATGTGGCAACTGCCAGCCTCCTGCAGCGTTGTAATACGTTGAATTACGACCTTTTTGGTATTGACGCTTTCGCCTGCGATAGTTGTGTCGAACGTCGTGCCGAAGGGGTCTTGACCAAGCACACAAATACCGAACACGTTGGCAGGCTTGGCTGTGGAGGGCCATTCCACGAATTTTCCGAAGTTATACAAATAAACGGCCTTGACCTGATATTCAGTAGGGTTCGAATTTTGTCCCTGCAAGGTTGTGCCACCTAGGATTACTGATACAAAGACGGCGAGAACGACAAACTCAGCTCCAAGGCGGAGAAGGCGGTGGGTCCGGCTTGTCGCTGAGAGGCGCAAGGAAATCGTGCCTGAGTTGAGCTTGGTTACCGTTGCCATGTTTGCCAAGTCAATCTGATGTAGGCGCTTCGTTCAATCCCGACAAGCGATCCAGGATCACCTCCAAATTCGGGGTGATGCGGTTGCAGCAAATTCTGTCCGCCCACTGACAAGTCGAGGGAGCGAGTGGCGCGCCAACTGAAGCGCACATCGGCTGTTGTGTAAGACCGGACAAGCTGAGCCGGCAAGGCACTCACGTAGCGCAAGGTCTGATCGAACGCCAGCTTCTTAGGAAGATCCAGAGTAGATTGGATCACTATCTGATGATGAGG
Above is a genomic segment from Terriglobales bacterium containing:
- a CDS encoding response regulator; translated protein: MLVGGAALLIACAAFITYDLVTFRQAMVHSLSIQAQIAGSNSVSALVFNDPQSAENTLSALRAAPNTVSAGIFTREGRPLAMYWRDGRGEVPKLPAVPPGQLETHWFKDGALVVVRGIVFQGDPAGVVYIRSDLQEMNHRLKRYIGIATIVLLASFIAALLVGSVFQRTVAEPIVHLAEVARVVSRDQNYSVRAVSTGNGDEPDLLIQAFNAMLGQIQERDGALQKAHDELEQRVKARTAELEAANKALEFQNREVERATQLKSQFLASMSHELRTPLNAIIGFSELLAEQTSGSLSDKQARFVGHVREGAKHLLQLINDILDLSKIESGLLELKAENFNISEAMPEVLSVVRPLAMAKKINIESTGQSFAVHADRVRFKQILYNLLSNALKFTPDAGSVRVESSAEGELVRISVSDTGVGIRPEDQQLIFEEFRQAGETTRGVREGTGLGLAITKRLVERQGGTISVTSELGKGSCFSFTLPAGRSVPEVPARIVASKASPKEPVRLEGKSLILVVDDEPPARELLTRYLESAGYATEPVCSGAEAVQKARQLRPSAITLDILMPGGSGFETLFQLKNEPETADIPIIVVSVVDQKQMGLALGAAEYMVKPVQKSILLEAVGRHVRPQGGSSQTILVIDDHRETLDLLGNILSSGGYTPYLVSSGRDALSRLSEVHVDAILLDLIMPEMDGFEVLRKIKSDPRVAGVPIFVVTAKDLTHAEVELLQREARALLRKSGSWKADLLAQVRKVVGDSALAKSAGHS
- a CDS encoding response regulator produces the protein MSKILVAEDNLPNRELIREILETLGHEVIEACDGKQALEKLAEDLPDLVLLDIQMPVLDGYAVLREVRQDPRLARLKVLALTAYAMQGDREKALEAGFDGYLTKPINTAVLNEGIRQFLS
- a CDS encoding YfiR family protein, with the protein product MATVTKLNSGTISLRLSATSRTHRLLRLGAEFVVLAVFVSVILGGTTLQGQNSNPTEYQVKAVYLYNFGKFVEWPSTAKPANVFGICVLGQDPFGTTFDTTIAGESVNTKKVVIQRITTLQEAGSCHILFISSSEEKRLKEILTTLNEASILTVSDMPQFVRRGGMIQFVTTGNKVRFEVNLTSAERTGLSLSSQLLKVALSVRTGS